In Hyphomicrobiaceae bacterium, the following are encoded in one genomic region:
- a CDS encoding helix-turn-helix domain-containing protein — MLTMSMYSGESHSGLEVALAKKSDPGVRRGVEGISNSTIRRLEPREHVCREGEAKHYVYQVEHGAVCLYRSMPDGHRQIMDFAYPGDFVGLGTSERHLLSGQAIGTTRLRCIPVSAIRQLAGRNPEFCFQLYEALSAELTAARDLLATVGTRSATERLASFLIALSRRNERAGLNPSRIVLPMLRSDIADFLSLTVETVSRTFTRLKQRGIIDLPQSTLVIINDREELEQVAGMAPQLGA, encoded by the coding sequence ATGTTGACCATGTCGATGTACAGCGGTGAAAGCCACTCCGGATTGGAGGTTGCACTCGCCAAAAAGTCGGATCCAGGGGTTCGTCGCGGGGTTGAGGGGATTAGCAACTCGACTATTCGCCGCCTGGAGCCACGTGAGCACGTTTGCCGCGAAGGCGAGGCTAAGCATTACGTCTATCAGGTCGAGCACGGTGCCGTCTGCCTGTATCGTTCCATGCCCGATGGCCACCGCCAGATCATGGACTTCGCATATCCTGGGGACTTCGTCGGCCTTGGCACTTCCGAGCGCCATTTGCTTAGCGGTCAGGCGATCGGCACAACCCGCTTGCGGTGCATCCCCGTCAGCGCCATCCGCCAGCTTGCCGGCCGCAATCCCGAGTTCTGCTTCCAGCTTTATGAGGCTTTGTCGGCCGAGCTGACAGCAGCGCGCGACCTTCTCGCGACGGTCGGTACGCGCAGCGCAACCGAACGCCTTGCCTCGTTCTTGATTGCCCTGTCGCGGCGCAATGAGCGTGCGGGCCTCAATCCTAGCCGCATCGTGCTGCCGATGTTGCGTTCCGATATTGCCGATTTCCTCAGTCTGACGGTCGAAACCGTGAGCCGAACCTTCACCCGGCTTAAGCAGCGCGGCATCATCGACCTGCCGCAAAGCACGCTGGTCATCATCAATGACCGCGAAGAGCTGGAGCAGGTTGCCGGCATGGCGCCTCAGCTCGGTGCGTAA
- a CDS encoding transketolase has product MAVARRKLEILNALDQKVQWLSSWMIHNANHLRKSADGLKVGGHQASSASSATILSALYFDVLKPQDRVAVKPHASPAFHAIQYLFGRQTRDKLANFRALKGAQSYPSRTKDTDDVDFSTGSVGLGVAQTLFASLVQDYAKSHGLMKDRPEGRMIAIVGDAELDEGNIHEALIEGWKHGLRNTWWIIDYNRQSLDAVVHEDLYKKFETMFSNYGWDVVVIKFGKLQQAAFAEPGGEDLRTWIEACPNQLYAALCFQGGAAFRKRLLSDLPPNSAARALIAKRSDEELIALMSNLGGHDMESLLEAFHEVDHDRPTCFIAYTIKGIGLPFQGHKDNHAGLMSPAQIEAYRTKQNVRSGHEWDAFEGIQIPQAEIDAFLASVPYAQDKKRRLEARIIPTPATLECPSLSSMSTQQAFGLVLNALARSDSELSQRIVTTSPDVTVSTNLGSWVNRRGLYAREELVDVFRQEKIPSSYTWDFSAKGQHLELGIAEMNLFILLSALGLSHTINGERLIPVGTVYDPFIERGLDAMNYACYQDARFMLAGTPAGITLAPEGGAHQSLKTPLIGMGQPGLASFEPAYADELAAIMAWGFAHLQQPDGCSVYLRLSTRAIAQTGRTMTPELASDIVEGGYWREAPRARTQAVIAYTGAVAPEAAQAASTLNERGIATALLAITSYDRLYEGWAKNAGSDTPSHVQNILADVPQDAQMFTVIDGHPAALSWIGSVNGHRTHGLGVRKFGESGNVDDLYSINGIDTAGIVQSVENIVSNSSSAKRRAAG; this is encoded by the coding sequence ATGGCTGTTGCACGACGGAAATTGGAGATCCTGAACGCACTGGACCAGAAGGTGCAGTGGCTATCGTCGTGGATGATTCACAACGCCAACCACCTTCGCAAGAGCGCCGATGGCTTGAAAGTCGGCGGCCATCAGGCTTCCTCCGCGTCCTCCGCAACCATCCTGTCAGCCCTCTATTTCGACGTCTTGAAGCCACAAGACCGCGTCGCGGTGAAGCCCCACGCTTCGCCCGCATTTCACGCCATTCAATATCTGTTTGGCCGCCAGACGCGCGACAAGCTTGCGAATTTCCGCGCACTCAAGGGAGCCCAGTCTTATCCCTCGCGCACGAAGGACACCGACGATGTGGACTTCTCCACCGGATCGGTGGGCCTGGGCGTGGCGCAAACCTTGTTTGCATCACTGGTGCAGGACTACGCGAAGTCCCACGGGCTGATGAAAGATCGGCCCGAGGGCCGCATGATTGCAATCGTGGGCGATGCAGAACTTGACGAAGGCAATATTCACGAGGCGCTAATCGAGGGGTGGAAACACGGTCTTCGCAACACCTGGTGGATTATCGACTACAACCGCCAGAGTCTCGACGCCGTCGTGCACGAAGACCTCTACAAAAAATTCGAGACCATGTTCTCCAACTACGGTTGGGACGTGGTGGTCATCAAGTTCGGAAAGCTGCAACAGGCAGCCTTCGCGGAGCCGGGTGGAGAGGATCTCAGGACCTGGATTGAAGCCTGCCCCAACCAGCTCTATGCCGCCCTGTGTTTCCAGGGCGGTGCGGCATTCCGCAAGCGCTTATTGAGCGACCTCCCCCCGAATAGCGCCGCGCGAGCGTTGATCGCCAAGCGCTCGGATGAAGAACTGATCGCGCTGATGTCCAACCTCGGCGGCCACGACATGGAAAGCCTGCTGGAAGCTTTCCATGAGGTCGATCACGACCGGCCGACTTGCTTTATCGCATACACGATCAAGGGCATCGGCCTCCCCTTCCAAGGCCACAAGGATAATCATGCCGGCCTGATGTCGCCGGCCCAGATCGAGGCGTATAGGACAAAACAGAATGTGCGTTCTGGCCACGAGTGGGACGCGTTCGAAGGCATTCAAATTCCGCAAGCGGAGATCGATGCGTTCCTCGCCAGTGTTCCCTATGCGCAGGACAAGAAGCGGCGCTTAGAGGCGCGGATCATTCCCACCCCTGCGACGCTCGAATGTCCTTCACTGTCGTCGATGTCGACCCAGCAGGCGTTCGGCCTGGTCCTGAATGCGCTCGCGCGCTCAGACAGCGAACTCTCTCAACGCATCGTGACGACATCGCCCGACGTCACCGTATCGACCAACCTCGGCTCATGGGTGAACCGTCGCGGCCTTTATGCGCGCGAAGAGCTGGTAGACGTGTTTCGTCAGGAGAAGATTCCGTCCAGCTACACCTGGGATTTCTCTGCCAAGGGGCAGCATCTCGAGCTGGGCATCGCGGAGATGAACCTATTCATCCTGTTATCCGCGCTCGGCCTGTCGCACACCATCAATGGCGAGCGGTTGATTCCGGTTGGCACCGTCTACGATCCCTTCATCGAGCGCGGACTCGATGCCATGAACTATGCCTGTTACCAGGACGCTCGCTTCATGCTGGCGGGAACGCCTGCGGGCATCACGCTGGCGCCGGAGGGCGGTGCGCATCAATCTCTGAAGACGCCTTTGATCGGCATGGGCCAACCGGGACTAGCCTCCTTCGAGCCTGCTTATGCTGACGAGCTGGCGGCGATCATGGCGTGGGGCTTTGCGCATCTTCAACAGCCGGACGGCTGCTCCGTGTACTTGCGGCTGTCAACGCGAGCCATCGCGCAGACCGGGCGCACCATGACGCCCGAACTTGCCAGCGACATCGTTGAGGGCGGCTATTGGCGTGAAGCACCTCGCGCGCGCACACAGGCGGTTATCGCCTATACCGGCGCCGTGGCGCCCGAGGCCGCACAAGCTGCAAGCACGCTCAACGAGCGGGGCATCGCAACCGCGCTGCTGGCGATCACCTCATATGACCGGCTCTATGAAGGCTGGGCCAAGAACGCTGGAAGCGATACGCCCTCCCACGTTCAAAACATTCTCGCCGACGTGCCGCAGGATGCCCAGATGTTTACGGTTATCGACGGCCACCCGGCCGCTCTGTCATGGATCGGGAGCGTCAACGGGCATCGCACGCATGGATTGGGCGTCCGCAAGTTCGGCGAGTCCGGCAACGTAGATGATCTCTACAGCATCAACGGCATCGACACGGCCGGTATAGTGCAATCGGTGGAGAATATCGTGAGCAACAGCTCGAGCGCAAAACGTCGAGCGGCGGGATAA
- a CDS encoding ABC transporter ATP-binding protein, producing MTIAPLIDVKDLSVEFGEGAQAARVVKGVSFNIAKGETVALVGESGSGKTVSALSILRLLPQSASHPTGEIKFEGKDILKLPEKDMRAIRGDRISIIFQEPMTTLNPLHTIEKQVGEIIKLHKGLSDAQARPRIIELLSKVGIRDPEKRLSSYPHQLSGGQRQRVMIAIALANEPDLLIADEPTTALDVTIQAQILELLKQLQKEMGMAMLLITHDLGIVRRMADRVYVMQNGLIVENGKASDIFQSPQHPYTRHLLAAEPKGQPPAANPNAPVVVETDDLKVWFPIKRGLLQKTVDYVKAVDGLSMKLRAGETLGVVGESGSGKTTLGLAILRLISSKGPIAYVGQRIDAFSSKQMRPLRKEMQIVFQDPYGSLSPRLTVGQIIEEGLIILQPQLDEDGRRARVSQALVEVGLEAAAQDRYPHEFSGGQRQRIAIARAMVLEPKFVMLDEPTSALDMSVQAQIVDLLRELQRKRGLAYLFISHDLKVVRALSNYVIVMRNGKVVEEGPAADVFAHPKEDYTRALLAAALDHRVAHNGEIAG from the coding sequence ATGACAATCGCTCCTCTCATCGACGTCAAAGACCTGTCCGTCGAGTTCGGCGAGGGCGCGCAAGCCGCGCGCGTCGTCAAGGGCGTTTCGTTCAACATCGCCAAGGGCGAGACTGTTGCGCTTGTTGGCGAGTCCGGTTCTGGCAAGACGGTCTCGGCACTCTCCATTCTGCGCCTGTTGCCGCAATCGGCCAGTCATCCGACCGGCGAGATCAAATTTGAAGGCAAAGACATTCTGAAGCTGCCTGAGAAGGATATGCGCGCCATTCGCGGCGACCGCATCTCCATCATCTTTCAGGAACCGATGACCACGCTCAATCCGCTGCATACGATCGAAAAGCAGGTGGGCGAGATCATCAAGCTGCACAAGGGCCTGAGCGATGCACAAGCCCGGCCGCGGATCATCGAGCTGCTCTCCAAGGTCGGCATTCGCGATCCCGAAAAGCGGTTGAGTTCCTATCCGCATCAGCTTTCTGGCGGCCAACGCCAGCGCGTGATGATCGCCATTGCGCTGGCGAATGAACCGGATCTGCTCATCGCCGACGAACCAACAACAGCGCTCGATGTAACCATTCAGGCTCAGATCTTGGAACTGCTGAAGCAGCTCCAGAAAGAGATGGGCATGGCGATGCTCCTGATCACGCACGACCTTGGCATTGTCCGGCGCATGGCCGACCGCGTTTACGTCATGCAAAACGGCCTGATCGTGGAGAACGGCAAGGCGAGCGACATCTTCCAATCTCCACAGCACCCGTATACGCGCCACCTGTTGGCGGCAGAGCCAAAAGGTCAACCCCCGGCAGCAAATCCCAATGCGCCGGTCGTGGTCGAGACCGACGATCTCAAAGTCTGGTTCCCGATCAAGCGCGGCCTGCTGCAGAAAACAGTCGACTACGTGAAGGCCGTCGACGGGTTGTCGATGAAGCTGCGGGCGGGCGAAACGCTCGGCGTGGTGGGAGAATCCGGATCGGGCAAGACGACGCTCGGCCTCGCGATCCTGCGCCTTATCTCGTCCAAGGGACCGATCGCCTACGTGGGCCAGCGTATCGACGCCTTCTCTTCAAAGCAGATGCGACCGCTCCGCAAGGAAATGCAGATCGTTTTCCAGGACCCTTACGGATCCTTGTCGCCGCGATTGACAGTGGGGCAGATCATCGAGGAAGGGCTCATCATCCTGCAGCCGCAGCTGGACGAGGATGGCCGCCGCGCGCGCGTCTCCCAGGCTCTTGTCGAAGTCGGGCTGGAAGCTGCCGCTCAGGATCGCTATCCGCATGAATTTTCCGGCGGCCAGCGACAGCGCATCGCGATTGCGCGCGCCATGGTCCTTGAACCTAAGTTCGTCATGCTGGACGAGCCCACCAGTGCCCTCGACATGAGCGTACAGGCTCAAATCGTGGATCTGCTGCGCGAACTGCAACGCAAGCGGGGGTTGGCTTACCTTTTCATCAGCCACGACCTCAAAGTGGTTCGCGCGCTTTCCAACTATGTCATCGTCATGCGTAACGGGAAGGTGGTCGAAGAGGGGCCGGCAGCGGACGTGTTCGCTCATCCCAAGGAAGATTACACACGCGCGTTGCTCGCCGCCGCGCTTGATCATAGAGTTGCGCACAACGGCGAAATCGCTGGCTAA
- a CDS encoding ABC transporter permease, which produces MDKKTSDTVASADQKETPKARRSWFSLSPVNRRRLERFKAHKAGYRSFLIFAALFVLTLLAEFIANDRPLLVSYKGELLSPVFVDYPEEKFGGFLAVTDYKAPHIIEEINANGWMLWPPIRYSYDTINRDYPGRMKDKDTCLGYPAPPPWATSMPLCDAPADQIARFEAFGNTNWLGLDDQGRDVLARVIYGFRISVLFGLLLTILSSAIGVFAGAVQGYFGGRIDLIFQRILEIWNSIPELFVLLIISSMFIPGFWTLLGILLLFSWTSLVGVVRAEFLRGRNLEYVRAARALGLTDWQIMFKHLLPNAMVATLTFLPFRLSGAISSLTALDFLGLGMPIGSPSLGELLLQGKKHVEAPWLGISGFIAVSIILSLAIFMGEAVRDALDPRKTFRQAK; this is translated from the coding sequence ATGGACAAGAAGACATCCGATACTGTCGCGAGCGCCGATCAAAAAGAAACGCCGAAGGCGCGCCGTTCGTGGTTCTCTTTGTCGCCGGTCAACCGCCGTCGCCTGGAACGCTTCAAGGCCCACAAGGCGGGCTACCGCAGCTTCCTCATCTTCGCGGCCTTGTTCGTCCTGACGCTGTTAGCCGAATTTATTGCCAACGATCGCCCGCTGCTCGTCAGCTACAAGGGCGAATTGCTCTCGCCCGTTTTCGTCGATTATCCGGAAGAGAAATTCGGGGGCTTCCTCGCAGTCACGGACTACAAGGCACCGCATATCATTGAAGAGATCAACGCGAACGGCTGGATGCTTTGGCCACCGATCCGCTACTCCTACGATACGATCAATCGCGACTATCCGGGAAGGATGAAGGACAAGGATACCTGTCTTGGCTATCCCGCGCCGCCGCCATGGGCGACCTCGATGCCGCTGTGTGACGCGCCCGCAGATCAGATCGCGCGGTTTGAAGCCTTCGGCAACACCAACTGGCTTGGGCTCGACGACCAGGGACGCGACGTTCTGGCCCGTGTGATCTACGGCTTTAGAATCTCTGTCCTGTTCGGTTTGCTGCTGACAATTCTGTCGTCGGCAATCGGCGTCTTTGCTGGCGCCGTTCAAGGCTATTTTGGCGGACGGATCGACCTCATCTTCCAGCGCATCCTGGAAATATGGAACTCGATTCCAGAACTGTTCGTGTTGCTGATCATCTCCTCGATGTTCATTCCCGGATTTTGGACGCTGCTGGGCATCCTTCTGCTGTTCTCGTGGACGTCGCTGGTCGGCGTGGTGCGCGCGGAATTCCTTCGCGGACGAAATCTGGAGTACGTGCGCGCGGCCCGCGCCCTCGGCCTCACCGATTGGCAGATCATGTTCAAGCATTTGCTGCCTAACGCCATGGTCGCAACGCTGACCTTCCTGCCGTTCCGGCTGTCGGGCGCGATTTCGTCTCTCACTGCCCTCGACTTCCTTGGCCTTGGCATGCCGATCGGTTCACCATCGCTCGGCGAGCTGTTGCTCCAGGGCAAGAAGCACGTCGAAGCGCCATGGCTCGGCATTTCCGGCTTCATCGCCGTGTCGATCATCCTGTCGCTGGCGATCTTCATGGGTGAAGCCGTGCGCGATGCGCTCGACCCGCGCAAAACCTTCAGGCAGGCCAAATAG
- the yejB gene encoding microcin C ABC transporter permease YejB produces MATYLLKRFLLIFPTLFGIMLFSFVIIQFAPGGPVERMIAQLMGHSSSIAGRMGGGTGDGLGAGAGQAGALGQGAADAVTSKYRGAQGLDPAFIKSLEKQYGFDKPAYERFILMMKNYLTFNFGKSYFRDIPVLDLIKEKLPVSISLGLWMTLLTYLISIPLGIRKAVQDGSRFDTWTSGVLVVGYAIPGFLFAVLLLILFAGSSFFHWFPSRGLFSDNWDQLSWFGKITDYFWHLTLPMIAMAIGSFTTMTFLTKNSFLDEIRKQYVVAARAKGLTENQVLYGHIFRNAMLLIIAGFPAAFISAFFSGSLLIETIFSLDGLGLLSLESIEKRDYPVVFASLYIFSLLGLVVGIISDFTYTLVDPRIDFETREV; encoded by the coding sequence ATGGCCACCTACCTGCTCAAACGCTTTCTGCTGATTTTCCCGACACTTTTCGGGATCATGCTGTTTTCGTTCGTCATCATTCAGTTTGCACCGGGCGGTCCGGTTGAACGGATGATCGCACAGCTGATGGGGCACTCCTCATCCATCGCGGGACGCATGGGCGGCGGAACGGGCGATGGCCTTGGCGCTGGCGCGGGGCAAGCCGGTGCGCTCGGCCAGGGTGCCGCCGATGCCGTGACGTCGAAATATCGCGGCGCGCAAGGGCTGGACCCTGCCTTCATCAAGAGCCTTGAAAAGCAATATGGCTTCGACAAACCTGCTTATGAGCGCTTCATTCTGATGATGAAGAACTATCTGACCTTCAACTTCGGAAAGAGCTACTTCCGGGATATTCCGGTGCTCGACCTCATCAAGGAGAAGCTGCCGGTTTCCATTTCGCTCGGGCTTTGGATGACGCTACTGACCTATCTGATTTCAATTCCGCTCGGCATCCGCAAAGCGGTCCAAGATGGATCTCGCTTCGACACCTGGACCAGCGGCGTGCTGGTGGTGGGCTATGCCATCCCAGGCTTTCTGTTTGCGGTACTCCTGCTCATACTTTTTGCCGGCTCGTCTTTCTTTCATTGGTTCCCTTCGCGAGGGCTGTTCTCCGACAACTGGGATCAGCTGTCCTGGTTCGGCAAGATCACCGACTACTTCTGGCACTTGACGCTGCCCATGATCGCAATGGCGATCGGCTCGTTCACGACCATGACGTTTCTCACCAAGAACTCGTTTCTCGATGAGATCAGAAAGCAGTACGTCGTCGCGGCCCGCGCGAAAGGCCTGACCGAGAACCAAGTGCTTTATGGCCACATCTTCCGAAACGCGATGCTGCTCATCATCGCCGGATTTCCCGCAGCCTTCATCAGCGCCTTCTTCTCCGGCTCGCTACTGATCGAGACCATCTTTTCACTCGACGGCCTTGGACTGTTGTCGCTGGAAAGCATCGAGAAGCGCGACTATCCGGTGGTATTTGCCTCCTTGTATATTTTCTCGCTTCTGGGTCTGGTGGTCGGCATCATCTCCGACTTCACCTACACGCTCGTCGATCCGCGCATCGACTTTGAGACGCGCGAGGTGTGA
- a CDS encoding extracellular solute-binding protein — protein MRMTHTRIAVAAKRRGMIRAVTVAALTALLPLTGAQAEPRHGLSVFGELKYPADFKHFDYVNADAPKGGRFVTNGTPTYDTFNAYIIKGDAATGTDLLFDSLMVRAQDEPDSMYGLVAETVDVAPDGMSVTFKLRKEAKFSDGTPVTAADVINSFKLLKEKGSPAIGLALREVVKAEAPDDATVQYTFQGALVRDLPVILAGLPVLSKAYYDKKPFDETSLEPPLGSGPYLISDFKAGTYVTYKRRDDYWAKDLPVNRGRNNFDEIRFDSFRDRTAELEAIKSGGLDYREEFTSVDWATGYNVAAVKNGRLIRDTLPDANPSGAQGFFLNTRRDKFKDVRVREALDQAFDFEWSNKKLFYNLYTRTQSFFENSDMKATGKPSPQEVALLEPFKDKVPAGVFGEVYSPPVTDGSGNNRENLRKAFDLLKAAGWSIGPDRLQHNAKGDTLDIEFLFFEDAFERIIQPYVENLRKIGVNATARRVDPAQYERRMKSFDFDVTVQRYVLRLTPGVELRGYWGSRSATMDGSQNLSGIADPVIDALIDKVTAAKSREELVTATRAIDRVLRSSHYWVPHWYKPVHNVAYWDKYSRPATSAKYDPGVLDTWWYDKGKADALTEKSAPGEATK, from the coding sequence ATGCGAATGACGCACACGAGGATTGCAGTGGCGGCGAAGCGGCGCGGAATGATCCGTGCCGTCACAGTGGCTGCTCTGACCGCCCTGTTGCCGCTCACGGGCGCGCAAGCCGAGCCGCGTCACGGCTTGTCCGTATTCGGCGAATTGAAGTACCCGGCGGATTTCAAGCATTTCGATTATGTGAATGCCGATGCGCCCAAGGGCGGCCGTTTCGTCACCAATGGCACGCCGACCTACGATACGTTCAACGCCTACATCATCAAAGGTGACGCCGCGACTGGAACAGACCTTCTGTTCGATAGTTTGATGGTGCGCGCGCAAGATGAGCCTGACTCGATGTACGGCCTAGTCGCCGAGACGGTCGACGTTGCGCCCGACGGCATGTCCGTGACCTTCAAACTCCGCAAGGAGGCGAAGTTTTCGGATGGAACGCCTGTCACTGCCGCCGACGTTATCAACTCGTTTAAACTTCTGAAAGAGAAGGGGTCGCCCGCAATCGGTCTTGCGCTGCGCGAAGTCGTAAAGGCAGAGGCGCCTGACGACGCCACGGTGCAATACACGTTCCAAGGTGCATTGGTGCGCGATTTGCCGGTGATCCTCGCCGGTCTGCCCGTGCTTTCGAAAGCCTACTACGACAAAAAGCCGTTCGACGAAACGAGCCTTGAACCTCCGCTCGGCTCCGGGCCGTATCTCATTTCAGATTTCAAGGCTGGAACCTACGTTACCTACAAGCGACGCGACGACTATTGGGCCAAGGATCTTCCGGTCAATCGCGGACGCAATAATTTCGATGAGATCCGTTTCGATTCCTTCCGCGACCGCACGGCGGAGCTGGAGGCGATCAAGTCCGGTGGACTTGATTACCGCGAGGAATTCACGTCCGTCGATTGGGCGACGGGCTACAACGTCGCCGCGGTCAAGAATGGTCGCCTCATTCGCGATACGCTCCCAGACGCCAATCCGTCTGGTGCACAGGGCTTCTTCCTCAATACGCGGCGCGACAAGTTTAAGGATGTCCGCGTGAGGGAAGCGCTCGATCAAGCCTTTGATTTCGAATGGTCTAACAAGAAGCTGTTTTACAACCTCTACACACGCACCCAGAGCTTTTTTGAAAACTCCGACATGAAGGCAACCGGCAAACCCTCACCGCAAGAGGTGGCGCTGCTGGAGCCTTTCAAGGACAAGGTGCCCGCGGGCGTCTTTGGCGAGGTCTACTCGCCTCCCGTCACGGACGGCAGCGGAAACAACCGCGAAAATCTGCGCAAAGCCTTTGACCTTCTCAAGGCCGCCGGCTGGAGCATTGGCCCCGATCGGCTGCAGCATAACGCCAAGGGAGATACGCTCGATATCGAGTTCCTGTTTTTCGAGGACGCCTTCGAGCGCATCATTCAACCCTATGTCGAGAACTTGCGCAAAATCGGCGTCAACGCGACGGCGCGTCGTGTCGATCCGGCGCAGTACGAACGGCGCATGAAGAGTTTTGATTTCGACGTCACCGTCCAGCGTTATGTCTTGCGACTTACGCCTGGTGTGGAGCTGAGGGGCTACTGGGGCTCAAGGTCTGCGACGATGGATGGTTCTCAAAACCTGTCAGGCATCGCAGACCCTGTAATCGACGCGTTGATCGACAAAGTAACAGCGGCCAAATCGCGTGAAGAGCTTGTGACCGCAACCCGCGCGATCGACCGCGTGCTGAGAAGCTCCCACTATTGGGTTCCTCACTGGTACAAGCCCGTCCATAACGTTGCCTATTGGGACAAGTATTCAAGGCCTGCCACGAGTGCGAAGTACGATCCAGGCGTGCTTGACACGTGGTGGTATGATAAGGGCAAAGCGGATGCCTTGACCGAAAAGTCCGCTCCGGGCGAAGCCACAAAATGA
- a CDS encoding extracellular solute-binding protein — MRFKPHFTGAAALLLLSQFVFAPSSANAQDSDAPQTTAASSEECVPAVSLLGQPKMPADFKNFDWANPDAPKGGTLRQWSMGGYDSFNNFTIQGSEAAGLGLLYDSLFFSSPDEPSTEYGLIAECLSHPDDFSSVTFKLRPEAHFQDGKPVRPEDVIFSLDALKAANPQYALYYKNVVKAEKTGEHEVRFSFDMKGNRELPLIVSQLTILPEHYWKGTDASGKQRDITKSSLDVPLGSGPYKIKSFEASRNIVYGRDPDYWAKDLPVSKGLWNFDEIRFEYFRDRVPAFEAFKSGLIDTWTETSASSWATQYDFDARKKGLVKQEMLPEGRVSGMQGFAFNLRRDKFKDPRVRQAFAYAMDFEEMNRKLFYGAYTRLDSYFANSELAAKGLPQGKELEVLNEVKDEVPPEIFTTEYANPVYKTSSDLHKKLGEAVKLLAAAGWTLKGGKLTNAAGQTLDVEFLLVQPDFERVVLPYIENLKKIGINATARMVDSSQYERRVKSFDFDIVVHSIGQSHSPGNEQRYYFGSAAADREGSANIGGIKNPAIDKIIDHIVAAKDRESLVAATRALDRVLLWNFYMVPQWYLNVDRIAYWDKFGRPEKLPSQSPAAPIQSWWLDAAKDKALQAARGR; from the coding sequence ATGCGCTTCAAGCCTCATTTCACCGGCGCCGCCGCACTCTTGCTGTTGTCTCAATTCGTTTTCGCCCCTTCTTCAGCCAACGCACAAGACAGCGATGCACCGCAGACAACGGCAGCGTCGTCGGAAGAATGCGTGCCTGCCGTCTCTCTGCTCGGCCAGCCGAAGATGCCCGCGGACTTCAAGAATTTCGATTGGGCCAATCCAGACGCACCCAAAGGCGGCACGCTGCGCCAATGGTCGATGGGCGGATACGACAGCTTCAACAATTTCACAATTCAGGGATCGGAGGCCGCCGGTCTTGGCCTTCTGTACGACAGCCTTTTCTTCAGCAGCCCCGACGAACCCTCGACGGAATATGGACTTATCGCTGAGTGCCTTTCGCACCCGGACGACTTTTCATCCGTCACGTTCAAGCTGCGCCCCGAGGCCCATTTTCAGGATGGCAAGCCTGTCCGACCCGAGGACGTGATCTTCTCACTGGATGCGCTTAAAGCGGCCAATCCGCAGTATGCCCTCTACTACAAGAACGTCGTGAAGGCGGAAAAGACCGGCGAGCACGAAGTGAGGTTCTCCTTCGACATGAAGGGCAACCGCGAACTTCCACTCATCGTCAGCCAGTTGACCATTTTGCCTGAACATTATTGGAAGGGTACGGACGCTTCGGGCAAGCAACGCGACATCACCAAGTCCTCGCTTGATGTCCCGCTCGGATCCGGTCCCTACAAAATCAAATCGTTCGAAGCGAGCCGCAACATCGTCTATGGGCGCGATCCCGACTACTGGGCGAAAGATCTACCTGTCTCCAAAGGCCTGTGGAACTTCGACGAGATTCGCTTTGAGTACTTCCGCGATCGCGTGCCTGCGTTTGAAGCCTTCAAATCCGGGTTAATCGATACTTGGACGGAAACCTCCGCCTCCTCTTGGGCCACGCAGTACGATTTCGATGCGCGCAAGAAGGGCCTTGTAAAACAGGAAATGCTGCCTGAGGGGCGCGTTTCCGGCATGCAGGGTTTCGCCTTCAATCTGCGCCGCGACAAGTTCAAGGATCCTCGCGTGCGCCAAGCGTTCGCATACGCCATGGATTTCGAGGAGATGAACCGCAAGCTGTTCTATGGCGCTTACACGCGCCTCGACAGCTATTTCGCAAATTCCGAGCTGGCAGCCAAAGGACTGCCGCAGGGCAAGGAGCTTGAGGTCCTCAACGAGGTTAAGGACGAAGTTCCCCCTGAGATCTTTACCACCGAGTATGCGAACCCCGTCTACAAAACCTCATCCGATCTACACAAAAAGCTCGGCGAGGCCGTGAAGCTACTGGCAGCCGCCGGTTGGACACTCAAGGGCGGGAAGCTGACGAATGCCGCCGGCCAGACATTGGACGTCGAGTTCTTGCTCGTGCAGCCCGACTTCGAGCGCGTCGTGCTTCCCTACATCGAGAACCTGAAGAAGATCGGTATCAACGCAACGGCGCGCATGGTCGACAGCTCGCAGTACGAGCGCCGCGTCAAGAGCTTCGATTTCGATATCGTCGTCCACAGCATCGGCCAGTCACATTCACCAGGCAACGAGCAGCGCTATTACTTCGGCTCCGCAGCAGCCGATCGCGAGGGCAGCGCAAATATCGGGGGCATCAAAAACCCGGCGATTGACAAGATCATCGACCATATCGTCGCCGCCAAGGACCGCGAAAGTCTCGTGGCCGCAACGCGCGCGCTCGACCGCGTGCTGTTGTGGAATTTCTACATGGTCCCGCAATGGTATCTGAACGTCGATCGCATCGCCTACTGGGATAAATTCGGACGGCCGGAAAAGCTGCCGTCCCAATCTCCCGCCGCCCCCATTCAATCGTGGTGGCTGGATGCCGCCAAGGACAAGGCTCTGCAAGCCGCACGTGGGCGCTAG